A stretch of the Candidatus Neomarinimicrobiota bacterium genome encodes the following:
- a CDS encoding aspartate carbamoyltransferase catalytic subunit, producing MKHKHLLGLENYPAEDIQTIIDTAFTFRGVLDRPIKKVPSLQGKTIVNLFFENSTRTRISFELAQKRLSADTVNFSASTSSLQKGETFKDTAQNIEAMKIDAVVMRHPTPGAPLHLTKHIDAIVVNAGDGTHEHPTQAILDMTSLHEKFGYLKGLKVALIGDISHSRVALSNIYGLKTMGAEVTLCGPSTLIPPYAEELGVSVNYNVDEVIEWADALNVLRIQRERMGGGLLPSVREYRNLFGITTERLAMHKKELVIMHPGPMNRGVEIDSSVADSDQAIILDQVLNGVASRMAILYLLLGGKQEEGKD from the coding sequence ATGAAGCATAAACATTTACTGGGACTGGAAAATTATCCCGCCGAAGATATCCAGACTATTATTGATACAGCCTTCACTTTCCGAGGAGTATTAGATCGGCCAATTAAAAAGGTGCCGTCATTACAAGGAAAAACAATCGTAAACCTCTTTTTTGAAAATTCCACACGGACACGAATCAGTTTTGAATTAGCTCAAAAAAGGCTCAGTGCCGATACAGTTAATTTTTCTGCATCCACTTCTAGTTTGCAAAAAGGGGAAACCTTTAAAGATACGGCCCAGAACATTGAAGCAATGAAAATTGATGCAGTGGTGATGCGTCACCCCACACCGGGAGCACCCCTGCATTTAACCAAGCATATTGATGCCATTGTGGTCAATGCTGGTGATGGAACACACGAGCATCCAACTCAAGCAATCTTAGATATGACCAGCCTTCATGAAAAATTTGGTTATTTAAAGGGACTTAAAGTTGCCCTCATTGGAGATATTTCTCATAGCCGTGTGGCGCTGAGTAATATTTATGGTCTCAAAACTATGGGCGCAGAAGTAACCTTGTGTGGTCCTTCAACCTTGATTCCACCATATGCAGAAGAATTGGGTGTATCAGTGAACTATAACGTGGATGAGGTAATTGAATGGGCCGATGCCCTAAATGTTTTACGAATCCAGCGAGAACGGATGGGTGGTGGTTTACTGCCTTCGGTTCGGGAATATCGAAACCTGTTTGGTATAACCACGGAACGATTGGCCATGCACAAAAAAGAATTAGTAATTATGCATCCCGGCCCCATGAACCGTGGTGTGGAAATAGACAGTTCTGTCGCAGATAGTGACCAAGCTATTATCCTGGATCAAGTACTCAATGGTGTTGCTTCCCGGATGGCAATTTTATATCTCCTATTGGGCGGTAAGCAGGAAGAAGGAAAAGATTAA
- the pyrR gene encoding bifunctional pyr operon transcriptional regulator/uracil phosphoribosyltransferase PyrR, which produces MASPRKKQVMDAIAVNRSVTRLAHEILERNGGPDHLMLIGILTRGEPLAKRLQSLIHKISEVEVPIGSVDITFHRDDFRDRLVVPQVKGTDINDSIDDKIVVLVDDVLFTGRTIRAAMDELNAFGRPKCVQLAVLVDRGHREVPIRADFVGKNIPTHEGEHVEVRLKEVDEKDLVTLTRYSEEV; this is translated from the coding sequence CGCGCTTGGCCCATGAGATACTTGAGCGAAACGGCGGCCCCGATCATCTTATGTTGATTGGTATTCTAACCCGTGGCGAACCACTTGCCAAACGGCTCCAGTCCCTTATCCATAAAATTTCTGAAGTTGAAGTACCAATCGGTTCTGTTGATATTACCTTTCACAGGGATGACTTCCGTGACAGATTGGTTGTTCCTCAAGTAAAAGGCACTGACATTAATGATTCTATCGATGATAAAATAGTAGTACTTGTGGATGATGTTCTTTTCACCGGCCGGACAATCCGCGCTGCCATGGATGAGTTAAATGCCTTTGGCCGTCCCAAATGCGTCCAACTGGCGGTCTTAGTTGATCGGGGGCATCGAGAAGTACCAATTCGTGCGGACTTTGTAGGAAAGAATATTCCCACCCACGAGGGGGAGCATGTTGAAGTGCGCCTGAAAGAAGTAGATGAAAAAGATTTGGTTACCCTTACGCGCTATAGTGAGGAGGTATAA